The genomic stretch actatcattaataattttatgtttttttaataatttttattcatatttatttaataactaaattgtaaaaataatatatatatatatatatatatatatgagtttcgtgctagaatataagataattaaacaattactacacaatactacgctacaaggctctacattttactacgctaaaggggtctacgttttactacgctaaaaaggtctacgttttactacgctaataaagtatacattttactacgctaaaaaataatctaaactaaacggcataaaaacacataaatatacatgaggatattaacaaacacatttttagactaatttatatatttttatacaacactaaaattaaatccggataaaatttaacatgctagtttcggaaaaaataaacacaaaccgaatagaacacatacaaatcaagtaatatgcattgttataaaagtttcaacttaaaataaatcgaaatacctcgatttagaatttttgaaatgtagatagatcgaaattttgactccggaagagtgaatccacaataacacgaagctctacaTGACAGTGGGACCACAAATATTAAACTTTTATGTGACGGGGggaccccaaaaaaaaaaattttttaaaaaatgggggCAGAATCGGTGTGGGGGGGGACCAGAAGTGAAAATGAGGGAGATGGAAGTCGGAGatggaacgaagaagaagaagaggggggaTTTGTATTAAGGAATATaacgccactattaatggcgctatgtctTCAGGTATAAGgcatatagcgccactattaatggcgctatgtaaatttgtcagtataacgccactaatagtggcactatacagtaacggtacaattaacgttactgtatagcgccactattagtggcgttatatatGCTATGGTAACTTTTGTTTTTACACTTATTTGAGTATTTTTAGTAAAAATaaaccatattttggttccgcaaGTACTGCTAAGTCTTTCCCAGTTACCAGTACAATGAAGCGATGGGAATAAAGGAAATAGTCTTGGCTTTTTAGTGAACAAAGCAGAAGGTCAACTATTTCGACCACAGAATACAATACAACTTACCAGAGAGAATCAAAAATTCTAGAAGAACCCTTGAAATAGATGTTAATTTCAGGAAACACAAACGACGACCATGAGGTACTTTGCTTTCCTTTATGTATAGTAGTAAAGTAATATGTACGAGAAAAGCACAAGACTATTAACTTGTGGTACAAGAACCAAGTTCTTGACCAGTCTTTCAAAAATTCTCCACCCTATTTTGCTGCTCATGCAGTGCTTTtgcagcttctatgatcatcaTGTGTGTctacctgcaacggtattgaagtgagttagacttggccggaaaacactttagctaattttacctgaaTGTGACTTTCATAGCCATGTGGTAGGAATCAGGTTCTCAGTTAGGCTTTATTAAGCCCAGTTCCAGCTTGTTTCTCTCAAAATGTTCTCTACTCAGTGTTTTGGTTAAGATATCTGCAAGTTGGTCTTCTATACTGCAGAACTTCATGCAGATAAGCCCCTTCCACATTGTCTCTGAGAAAATAatgtctcacatcaatgtgtttggttctTTTATGTTGGACCGGGTTCTTGGCCATGTTGAAtgcactggtgttgtcacatagaagAGGCACACAGTTAGTGTACACACCAAAATCTTCCAATTGCTGTTTGATCCATAGGAGCTGAGCACAGCAGGAAGCTGCAAcaacatattctgcttcagctgttgaaagagctactgagttttgcttccttgtgccccatGAAATAAGACATGATCCTAggaagtgagccattccagatgTGTTTTTCCTGCCCATAAgataacctgcataatcagcataccCAATAAGATTAAAATTGTCA from Nicotiana sylvestris chromosome 12, ASM39365v2, whole genome shotgun sequence encodes the following:
- the LOC138883501 gene encoding secreted RxLR effector protein 161-like — its product is MEASKVIVTLISTATRLDMDESGSPVNQTIYRGIIGSLLYLTASRPNIVFSMGLCARFQSNPKESHLMAVKRILRYLKGTQDLVLYYPSGDNFNLIGYADYAGYLMGRKNTSGMAHFLGSCLISWGTRKQNSVALSTAEAEYVVAASCCAQLLWIKQQLEDFGVYTNCVPLLCDNTSAFNMAKNPVQHKRTKHIDVRHYFLRDNVEGAYLHEVLQYRRPTCRYLNQNTE